One genomic region from Vibrio sp. STUT-A11 encodes:
- a CDS encoding sugar ABC transporter permease produces MSEHFEHNSGLYRSQRFTASLLAVIPGFGQFYNRQFVKGMMFFILLTSFYAVTRDFISHGMWGLVTLGENLPEDNSVFLLAEGIIASLVVVFGLAVYVLSINDAYKNGQRLDEGRPLNSLRVQYRNVINAGFPYLMISPGFILLVFVVVFPIIFGFAIGFTNYNLYNSPPAKLVDWVGLKNFFNIFQINLWRNTFIDVLQWTVVWTLVASTLQCTVGVLLAILVNQKDLKFKPLIRTIFILPWAVPGFVTILIFTGMFNDSFGVINNVILDFFGIEPKAWLTDPFWTKVALIMIQTWLGFPFVFAMTTGVLQAIPNDLYEAATMDGASKFQQLRTITLPLVLYSIAPILITQYTFNFNNFNIIYLFNNGGPAVIGSNAGGTDILVSWIYKLTMSSSQYGIASAITLLLSIFVVGIALWQFRMTKSFKEEAR; encoded by the coding sequence ATGAGTGAACATTTTGAGCATAACTCGGGGCTATATCGATCCCAACGGTTTACTGCCTCCTTACTTGCAGTAATTCCTGGCTTTGGCCAGTTTTATAACCGACAGTTTGTAAAAGGCATGATGTTCTTCATCTTGCTAACAAGTTTTTATGCAGTAACTCGTGATTTTATTTCCCACGGTATGTGGGGTCTTGTAACACTTGGCGAAAACCTACCAGAGGACAACTCAGTTTTCCTACTCGCAGAAGGTATTATTGCTTCGCTAGTGGTGGTATTTGGTTTAGCGGTTTATGTACTCAGCATTAATGACGCCTACAAAAACGGGCAACGGCTTGATGAAGGCCGTCCATTGAACTCACTGCGTGTTCAGTATCGCAATGTTATCAATGCTGGCTTCCCGTATCTGATGATAAGCCCGGGTTTTATCCTTTTAGTCTTTGTTGTTGTATTTCCGATCATCTTTGGTTTTGCGATTGGTTTTACTAACTATAACCTTTACAACTCACCGCCTGCGAAGCTGGTTGACTGGGTTGGATTGAAGAACTTCTTCAACATTTTCCAAATTAACTTGTGGCGTAACACTTTTATCGATGTGTTGCAGTGGACAGTCGTTTGGACATTAGTTGCATCAACATTGCAATGCACAGTCGGGGTTCTGTTGGCGATTCTGGTTAACCAAAAAGACCTTAAATTTAAGCCTCTGATCCGTACAATCTTTATTCTTCCTTGGGCGGTACCTGGCTTTGTTACCATCCTTATTTTTACCGGGATGTTTAACGACAGCTTTGGTGTCATCAACAACGTGATTCTCGACTTCTTTGGTATTGAGCCTAAAGCTTGGCTGACAGACCCATTCTGGACGAAAGTTGCGCTCATCATGATCCAAACCTGGTTAGGTTTCCCATTTGTATTCGCCATGACAACGGGGGTTCTACAGGCGATCCCTAATGATCTTTATGAAGCTGCGACGATGGACGGTGCAAGCAAATTTCAGCAGTTAAGAACTATCACTTTACCGCTGGTTCTGTACTCAATCGCTCCAATTTTGATTACTCAATACACGTTTAACTTTAACAACTTCAATATTATTTATCTGTTTAATAATGGGGGGCCTGCAGTCATTGGTAGTAACGCGGGCGGCACCGATATCTTGGTGTCATGGATTTACAAACTGACGATGTCTTCATCGCAATACGGTATTGCCTCTGCCATCACTTTATTACTGTCGATTTTCGTTGTGGGCATTGCTCTTTGGCAATTCCGTATGACCAAGTCATTCAAAGAAGAAGCGAGATAA
- a CDS encoding sugar ABC transporter permease — protein MSIKRSNRIRLTLSYGLILLVSVIIIYPLVWTVGASFYPGNSIMGESIFPENPTLSHYATLFANDKVAYLTWFWNSLKISFLTMVLTLISVSCTSYAFSRFRFKGRKNGLMLFLLLQMIPQFSALIAIFVLAQMLGLINSHLALVLVYVGGMIPMNTYLMKGYLDAIPKDLDESAKMDGASNIRIFLEIILPISKPIIAVVALFSFTGPLGDFILATTILRTPENYTLPIGLYNLVVEKMGASYTTYAAGAVLISIPVALLYLSLQKYFVSGLTAGSTKG, from the coding sequence ATGAGTATTAAACGTAGTAATCGCATCCGATTGACATTGAGTTACGGCCTGATTTTGTTGGTATCAGTGATCATTATTTATCCGTTAGTGTGGACGGTTGGTGCGTCATTCTATCCAGGCAATAGCATCATGGGTGAGTCCATTTTCCCGGAGAACCCGACTCTGAGTCACTATGCCACTTTGTTTGCTAATGACAAAGTGGCTTACCTGACCTGGTTCTGGAATAGTTTGAAAATCAGCTTTTTGACCATGGTGCTAACGCTGATCAGTGTGTCATGTACGTCATATGCGTTTTCACGCTTTCGCTTTAAAGGCAGAAAAAATGGTCTAATGCTGTTCCTTCTTTTGCAGATGATCCCTCAATTTTCCGCCTTAATTGCGATATTTGTCCTAGCGCAGATGTTGGGGTTGATTAATAGCCATCTTGCATTAGTACTGGTTTATGTTGGTGGAATGATCCCGATGAACACGTATTTAATGAAAGGTTATTTGGACGCGATACCGAAAGACCTGGATGAATCAGCAAAAATGGATGGTGCGAGTAATATTCGTATTTTTTTAGAAATTATACTGCCTATTTCAAAACCAATTATTGCAGTAGTGGCATTATTCTCTTTCACGGGGCCTCTAGGCGACTTTATTCTTGCTACAACCATTCTAAGAACGCCTGAAAATTATACGTTACCTATCGGTTTATATAATTTGGTCGTTGAGAAAATGGGGGCAAGTTATACCACATATGCAGCAGGTGCTGTGCTTATTTCAATACCTGTAGCGCTTCTTTATCTATCACTACAAAAATACTTTGTATCTGGCTTAACAGCAGGTAGTACAAAAGGCTAA
- the galK gene encoding galactokinase, whose product MSDLIQNVKASFESVLGYAPSHIIQAPGRVNLIGEHTDYNDGFVLPCAINYQTVVAAATREDNLVRVVSVDYGNAVDEFDITQEITFREDKMWANYIRGVVKCLLARGYQFTGADISVSGNVPQGAGLSSSAALEVAIGQTFKVLFNLEISQAEVALNGQQAENEFVGCNCGIMDQMISAEGRENHAMLLDCRSLETEAVSMPEDMAVVIINSNKKRGLVDSEYNTRREQCEEAARIFGVNALRDVTIEQFNEKVSELDEMVAKRARHVITENDRTVEAAKALCSHDIKRMGELMAQSHASMRDDFEITVKEIDLLVDMVKEVIGDDGGVRMTGGGFGGCIVALVPPALVDEVKATVEAKYPAATGLTASIYVCKAQDGAGLVEVL is encoded by the coding sequence ATGTCTGATTTAATCCAAAATGTGAAAGCGTCTTTTGAGAGCGTGCTGGGCTATGCACCAAGCCACATTATCCAAGCGCCTGGTCGCGTCAACCTGATTGGTGAACATACCGACTACAACGATGGTTTTGTACTGCCATGTGCGATCAACTACCAAACGGTTGTTGCGGCAGCAACGCGTGAAGACAACCTAGTACGCGTGGTATCGGTTGACTATGGCAACGCAGTCGATGAATTCGATATCACTCAAGAAATCACATTTCGAGAAGACAAAATGTGGGCGAATTACATTCGTGGCGTCGTGAAGTGTCTGCTGGCTCGTGGTTACCAGTTTACCGGTGCTGATATCTCTGTCAGCGGCAATGTTCCTCAAGGTGCGGGGTTGAGCTCATCAGCGGCACTGGAAGTCGCCATTGGTCAGACGTTTAAAGTGCTCTTCAACTTAGAAATCAGCCAGGCGGAAGTTGCATTAAATGGTCAGCAAGCGGAGAACGAATTTGTTGGTTGTAACTGCGGCATCATGGATCAAATGATTTCGGCAGAAGGTCGTGAAAACCACGCCATGCTATTGGATTGTCGCAGTCTGGAAACAGAAGCCGTTTCTATGCCTGAGGACATGGCAGTCGTGATCATCAACTCGAATAAAAAACGTGGTTTGGTAGACAGTGAATACAACACTCGCCGTGAACAGTGTGAGGAAGCGGCGCGAATCTTTGGCGTTAACGCATTGCGCGATGTCACCATTGAGCAGTTCAATGAAAAAGTCTCTGAGCTGGATGAAATGGTAGCAAAACGCGCGCGTCACGTGATCACGGAAAACGATCGCACAGTCGAAGCGGCAAAAGCACTGTGTTCGCATGATATTAAACGCATGGGTGAACTGATGGCGCAATCGCACGCGTCAATGCGTGATGATTTCGAAATTACCGTCAAAGAAATCGACCTCCTGGTTGATATGGTGAAAGAAGTGATTGGCGACGACGGTGGCGTGCGCATGACTGGCGGTGGCTTCGGTGGCTGTATTGTGGCGTTGGTTCCACCTGCATTAGTGGATGAAGTGAAAGCGACGGTAGAAGCAAAATACCCAGCAGCGACAGGTTTAACAGCGTCGATTTATGTTTGCAAAGCCCAAGATGGCGCAGGTCTGGTCGAAGTATTGTAA
- a CDS encoding maltoporin, translating to MKKATLTVAILGSLFATQVSAVDFYGYVRAGLGASADGGGTKGGDEFYKTTLGRLGNEFDTYSEIGLGQELFNADGRSMYFESMFEMSSDGNLESENSKDDSANFGIKQLNVQAKGYIPASPDAVIWAGKRFYQRHDIHIIDTKYWNISGYGVGIENIKLNTGAISAAVIRADNELAEWDDTGNKTSYGDLNTYFLDLRYAGFSPWEGSWTEFGVDYAMVNPTDEQEDAAENFDNGLMLTAELSQSFELGYNKFVFQYMDKGLAQNAISQGGGWYDIWSGDVSDAKGFRFISTGDLNLGENVVINHVLTYGNVKDHGDSLDKEELFSFVARPTYNWSPYNKTMLEVGYYDQEKTWDSGSEDKFSGTKFTIAHAISTGESFFARPEIRFFATYLKDNEDDSFDNNKSNDTINYGVQVEAWW from the coding sequence ATGAAAAAAGCAACATTGACAGTCGCTATTTTAGGTTCTCTATTCGCCACTCAAGTTTCAGCAGTCGATTTCTACGGTTACGTACGGGCTGGTTTGGGAGCCAGTGCTGATGGAGGCGGTACCAAGGGCGGAGATGAGTTTTACAAAACGACATTGGGTCGCTTGGGCAATGAGTTTGACACTTATTCGGAAATTGGATTAGGCCAAGAGTTATTCAATGCAGATGGTCGTTCAATGTACTTTGAAAGTATGTTTGAAATGTCATCGGACGGAAACCTAGAGTCTGAAAATAGTAAAGATGACAGTGCCAACTTTGGAATTAAGCAGTTAAATGTTCAAGCGAAGGGCTATATTCCTGCATCACCTGATGCCGTTATCTGGGCTGGTAAACGCTTTTATCAACGTCATGATATCCACATTATAGACACCAAATACTGGAATATTTCTGGCTACGGTGTAGGTATCGAAAACATCAAGTTAAATACCGGTGCGATTTCAGCAGCGGTCATCCGAGCTGATAATGAGTTGGCCGAGTGGGATGATACTGGCAATAAAACGAGTTACGGAGATTTGAATACTTACTTCTTAGATTTACGTTACGCTGGCTTTAGCCCATGGGAAGGCTCCTGGACTGAATTCGGTGTTGATTATGCAATGGTTAACCCAACGGATGAGCAAGAAGACGCCGCTGAAAACTTTGATAACGGTTTAATGTTAACGGCTGAACTTAGTCAAAGTTTTGAATTGGGGTACAACAAGTTTGTATTCCAATATATGGACAAAGGTCTTGCACAGAATGCTATCTCACAAGGTGGTGGTTGGTATGATATTTGGAGTGGTGATGTCAGTGATGCAAAAGGGTTTCGTTTTATCAGCACTGGTGATTTGAACTTAGGCGAAAATGTAGTGATTAATCATGTGTTAACTTACGGTAACGTGAAAGACCATGGAGATAGTCTAGATAAGGAAGAGTTGTTTTCATTTGTAGCTCGTCCAACCTATAACTGGTCTCCATACAACAAGACCATGTTAGAAGTAGGCTACTATGACCAAGAAAAAACTTGGGATTCAGGCTCTGAAGACAAATTTAGTGGCACAAAATTCACTATCGCACATGCTATCTCGACCGGTGAATCTTTCTTTGCTCGACCAGAAATTCGATTCTTTGCGACTTATTTGAAAGACAACGAGGATGACTCTTTTGACAACAATAAGAGTAACGACACCATCAACTACGGTGTGCAAGTCGAGGCCTGGTGGTAA
- a CDS encoding glycosyl hydrolase 53 family protein, which produces MNKKFKVALISAAVALAGCQSSNSSNDNSSNINPGMGDISITAPELRSNFIRGMDISMLPEIEKLGGKYYQDGNEEDLIKILKDSGVNSIRARLWVDPMSATGEVFGGGNNTLERSIELGKRAQENGMSFLLDIHYSDFWADPKKQHKPKEWEQLTFENLTQKVYDYTAEVMKAHQAAGVVPDMVQVGNELNGGMLWPEGKSWGQDGKEFDRLSLLLKTGIQAVHDNDSGKDIQVMLHLAEAGDNGLFRWWFDEITQRGVDFDVIGMSYYPWWHGPIDKVKVNMNDVISRYNKPVVLVETSFPFTTENGDSLGNSYSEAGPIEGYSVSIEGQAQYLADIMTLLNELPNEQGLGIYYWEPAWLPIDGATWSTGAGMDYSGDKWDMGNSWENQSLFDFEGNALPSLKVFKGQ; this is translated from the coding sequence ATGAATAAAAAATTTAAGGTTGCACTTATTAGTGCGGCAGTGGCTTTGGCTGGCTGTCAATCTTCAAATTCGTCTAATGATAATAGCTCAAATATTAATCCTGGCATGGGGGATATTAGTATTACTGCACCAGAATTGAGGTCTAATTTTATACGTGGCATGGATATTTCCATGTTGCCTGAAATAGAAAAGTTGGGTGGGAAATATTACCAAGATGGCAATGAAGAAGATCTGATTAAAATATTAAAAGATAGTGGGGTTAATTCTATCCGCGCACGTTTGTGGGTAGACCCAATGTCAGCCACTGGTGAAGTATTTGGTGGCGGCAATAACACGCTAGAGCGTTCCATTGAGCTTGGTAAACGCGCACAAGAAAACGGTATGTCATTCCTGCTAGATATCCATTACAGCGATTTTTGGGCTGACCCTAAGAAGCAACACAAGCCAAAAGAGTGGGAGCAACTTACGTTTGAGAACCTAACACAGAAAGTCTACGACTACACAGCAGAGGTGATGAAAGCGCATCAAGCTGCGGGTGTCGTACCAGACATGGTTCAGGTAGGTAACGAACTGAATGGCGGTATGCTTTGGCCAGAGGGTAAGAGTTGGGGGCAAGATGGTAAGGAGTTCGACCGCCTTTCACTTCTTTTAAAAACTGGCATTCAAGCGGTGCATGACAACGACAGTGGTAAAGATATTCAAGTCATGTTGCACCTCGCTGAAGCAGGTGACAACGGTCTTTTCCGTTGGTGGTTTGATGAAATCACCCAGCGTGGCGTAGATTTTGATGTGATTGGTATGTCTTACTATCCGTGGTGGCACGGTCCAATCGATAAAGTGAAAGTCAATATGAATGACGTCATCAGTCGCTACAACAAGCCTGTCGTCTTAGTCGAAACGTCTTTCCCGTTTACCACTGAAAATGGTGATTCGTTAGGTAATAGCTACTCCGAGGCGGGGCCGATTGAGGGGTACAGTGTGTCAATCGAGGGCCAAGCGCAATATCTGGCTGACATCATGACTCTGCTGAATGAACTGCCTAATGAACAAGGTCTAGGGATTTATTACTGGGAACCTGCATGGTTACCAATCGATGGGGCAACCTGGTCAACGGGCGCTGGCATGGACTACAGCGGGGACAAATGGGACATGGGTAACTCATGGGAGAACCAATCACTGTTCGATTTTGAAGGTAACGCACTACCGTCATTGAAAGTATTTAAAGGTCAATAA
- the galE gene encoding UDP-glucose 4-epimerase GalE, giving the protein MRVLVTGGMGYIGSHTCVQMIEAGMEPIIVDNLCNAKIEVLSRIEALTGKLPAFYQGDIRDEAFLDSVFAEHDIQAVIHFAGLKAVGESVVKPLEYYDNNVNGSLVLARSMRKAGVKSIVFSSSATVYGDPETVPITEDSPTGATTNPYGRSKYMVEACLSDLFNAESDWSITLLRYFNPVGAHPSGTMGEDPQGIPNNLMPFIAQVAVGRRAKLSVFGNDYPTPDGTGVRDYVHVMDLADGHIAALKAVGQKAGLHIYNLGTGKGSSVLEMVDAFAAACGKPVPYELCPRRPGDIAECWASTDKAERELGWKATRSVAEMTGDTWKWQSDNPQGY; this is encoded by the coding sequence GTGAGAGTACTTGTCACAGGTGGTATGGGTTACATCGGCAGTCACACATGCGTTCAGATGATTGAGGCGGGCATGGAGCCCATCATTGTCGATAACCTGTGTAATGCCAAAATAGAAGTGTTAAGCCGTATTGAAGCGCTAACAGGCAAGCTGCCTGCGTTCTACCAAGGCGACATTCGTGATGAAGCGTTTTTGGATTCGGTATTCGCTGAGCATGATATCCAAGCGGTCATTCACTTTGCTGGTCTGAAAGCGGTCGGTGAGTCAGTCGTCAAGCCGTTGGAATATTACGATAACAATGTCAATGGCTCATTGGTGCTGGCGCGCAGTATGCGTAAAGCGGGTGTCAAGAGCATCGTATTCAGTTCATCTGCAACCGTCTACGGTGACCCTGAGACCGTCCCCATCACTGAAGATTCACCAACAGGTGCAACCACTAACCCATACGGTCGTAGTAAATACATGGTGGAAGCGTGTTTGAGTGATTTGTTCAATGCTGAAAGCGATTGGAGCATCACTTTGCTGCGCTACTTTAATCCTGTTGGTGCGCATCCATCAGGCACAATGGGAGAAGACCCACAAGGCATTCCAAACAACTTGATGCCGTTCATTGCACAAGTCGCGGTTGGTCGTCGTGCCAAGCTCTCCGTATTTGGTAACGACTACCCAACGCCAGACGGTACCGGCGTGCGTGATTACGTCCACGTAATGGACCTGGCTGATGGCCACATTGCTGCACTGAAAGCCGTGGGGCAGAAAGCGGGATTGCACATTTACAACCTAGGTACAGGTAAAGGTTCGAGCGTACTTGAAATGGTCGATGCTTTCGCTGCCGCCTGCGGTAAACCTGTGCCTTACGAGCTGTGCCCACGTCGTCCGGGTGATATCGCTGAATGTTGGGCGAGCACAGACAAGGCAGAGCGCGAGCTTGGCTGGAAAGCAACACGCAGCGTTGCTGAAATGACGGGCGATACCTGGAAATGGCAATCTGACAACCCACAAGGTTACTAA
- a CDS encoding beta-galactosidase gives MNNKKHIIPKIKGLLHGADYNPEQWLDRPDILAKDIELMKQTNCNVMSVGIFSWSALEPVEGEFQFEWLDSVLDNLADNGISVFLATPSGARPAWLSERYPDVLRVNSARIKQLHGERHNHCYSSPNYREKVSIMNAKLAERYSQHPAVIGWHVSNEYGGDCHCNYCQEEFRLWLKNKYGSLYNLNKLWWSAFWSHTYTSWEQIESPSPVGENSVHALKLDWKRFCTDRVSNFCEHEIAPLKSINPDLPTTANFMEYFYDYNYWELAKSIDVVSWDSYPLWHSDSDEIALACYTGMYHDLMRTLKNQPFLLMESTPSQTNWQPITKLKKDGVHLLSSLQAVAHGSDSVQYFQWRKSRGSVEKFHGAVIDHVGHANTRTGREVTAVGEYLKQINDVAGTSTQAEVAIIFDWENRWAMDDASGPRNEGMHYEQTVCDHYRGFWQQGISCDIIEQLSDFTPYKIIVAPMLYLIKPGVAERLEAFVEQGGTLVATYWSGIVDQNDLCFLGGFPGGEGSPLRRTLGIWAEEIDSLYDHERVLFEMETHSGFGFSGEFKAKHLMEHIHLETAEALAYYREDLFDACPVITKNQLGKGCAYYIAARTETEFNELFYISLANLHGIRKPIENVPYGVSVTTREDEQSRYLFIMNFLNEQRDLKVPHGNWINANTGDDIKENITLQPYQVIVIKNNK, from the coding sequence ATGAACAATAAAAAACACATCATTCCCAAGATAAAAGGCTTGCTCCATGGAGCGGATTACAACCCTGAGCAATGGTTAGACAGACCAGATATTCTAGCCAAAGATATTGAACTGATGAAGCAGACGAATTGTAACGTTATGTCTGTCGGTATCTTCAGTTGGTCTGCTCTTGAGCCTGTTGAAGGTGAGTTTCAGTTTGAATGGCTTGATAGCGTACTGGATAACCTGGCAGACAATGGGATTTCTGTATTCCTGGCGACACCGAGTGGTGCGCGTCCTGCCTGGTTATCTGAACGATACCCTGACGTCCTTCGAGTCAACAGCGCACGTATTAAACAACTGCATGGAGAACGTCATAACCATTGTTACAGCTCACCGAATTACCGTGAGAAAGTAAGCATCATGAACGCTAAATTGGCTGAACGTTACAGTCAACATCCTGCGGTGATAGGCTGGCACGTTTCAAACGAATATGGCGGCGATTGTCACTGTAATTACTGTCAGGAAGAGTTTCGTTTGTGGCTGAAAAACAAATACGGCTCCCTATACAATCTTAATAAGCTGTGGTGGAGTGCATTTTGGAGTCATACTTACACCAGTTGGGAACAAATTGAATCACCATCTCCCGTTGGTGAGAACTCCGTTCATGCACTGAAGTTAGATTGGAAACGATTCTGTACTGACCGCGTCTCGAACTTCTGTGAGCACGAGATTGCACCGCTCAAGTCGATTAATCCTGATCTGCCTACGACGGCAAACTTCATGGAGTACTTTTACGACTACAACTATTGGGAATTGGCAAAGTCAATTGATGTTGTTTCTTGGGACAGCTATCCGCTTTGGCACAGTGACAGCGATGAAATTGCGCTCGCTTGCTATACCGGGATGTACCATGATTTGATGCGCACACTGAAAAATCAGCCATTTTTACTCATGGAATCAACCCCAAGCCAAACTAACTGGCAGCCAATCACTAAGCTCAAAAAAGACGGTGTCCATCTACTTTCCTCATTGCAAGCAGTGGCTCATGGCTCTGACTCTGTTCAGTACTTCCAGTGGCGAAAAAGCCGCGGTTCTGTTGAGAAGTTCCATGGTGCGGTGATCGACCACGTTGGTCATGCAAATACTCGTACTGGTCGAGAAGTGACAGCCGTCGGTGAGTATCTTAAACAAATTAATGATGTGGCGGGAACGAGTACGCAGGCCGAAGTGGCGATCATTTTTGATTGGGAAAACCGTTGGGCAATGGATGATGCTTCAGGTCCTCGCAATGAAGGCATGCACTACGAGCAAACCGTGTGTGACCATTATCGAGGTTTTTGGCAGCAAGGTATTAGCTGCGACATCATAGAGCAGCTATCTGATTTTACTCCTTATAAGATCATTGTTGCGCCTATGCTGTACTTAATAAAACCTGGTGTAGCAGAACGTCTGGAAGCGTTTGTCGAGCAAGGCGGAACGTTAGTCGCGACTTACTGGAGTGGCATCGTTGACCAGAATGATCTGTGCTTTCTGGGTGGCTTCCCTGGCGGAGAAGGCAGCCCATTACGCCGCACATTAGGTATTTGGGCTGAGGAGATTGACTCACTCTATGACCATGAACGCGTATTGTTTGAAATGGAAACGCATTCTGGTTTTGGCTTCAGTGGTGAATTTAAGGCCAAGCACTTAATGGAACATATTCATTTAGAGACGGCAGAAGCTTTGGCTTATTACCGCGAGGATCTATTTGATGCTTGCCCGGTCATTACTAAGAACCAGCTTGGTAAAGGTTGTGCTTACTACATCGCTGCACGTACAGAGACAGAGTTTAACGAGTTGTTTTACATCTCTCTTGCTAATTTACATGGCATTCGCAAGCCAATTGAAAACGTGCCTTACGGAGTGTCAGTGACAACTCGTGAAGACGAACAGTCTCGCTATTTGTTTATTATGAACTTTTTGAATGAGCAGCGAGATTTGAAAGTTCCGCACGGGAATTGGATAAATGCAAATACAGGTGACGATATTAAGGAGAATATTACACTTCAACCCTATCAAGTCATCGTTATCAAAAATAATAAATAA
- a CDS encoding UDP-glucose--hexose-1-phosphate uridylyltransferase, giving the protein MSNVEFNPVDHPHRRYNPLTGQWILVSPHRAKRPWSGADEKAAIDELPSYDEKCFLCPTNERISGDVNPDYQGTYVFNNDFAALMVDSPDAPESDNPLFKTQGVRGLSRVICFSPDHSKTLPELPVDKIRGVIDTWNEQIEELGKEYVWVQAFENKGETMGCSQPHPHGQIWANSFLPNEIERKEQNLNAYYQEHGSNLLVDYVQAELKDGSRIVVETEHWVAVVPYWAAWPFETMLLPKTHIRRMSELSNEQRDDLAVAIKKLTSRYDNLFQCSFSYSMGWHYAPFFEPGTDIDHWQLHALFYPPLLRSATVRKFMVGYEMLAESQRDLTAEQAAQRLRDVSDLHYKEQ; this is encoded by the coding sequence ATGTCGAACGTTGAATTTAACCCAGTGGATCACCCACACCGTCGTTACAACCCACTAACGGGTCAATGGATTTTAGTGTCACCACACCGTGCAAAACGTCCTTGGAGTGGGGCGGATGAGAAAGCTGCGATTGATGAGCTACCAAGCTACGATGAGAAGTGTTTCCTGTGTCCGACAAATGAGCGTATCTCTGGAGATGTTAATCCAGATTATCAGGGCACGTATGTTTTTAATAACGATTTTGCCGCACTGATGGTGGATTCTCCAGATGCACCAGAATCAGACAACCCACTCTTCAAAACCCAAGGTGTACGCGGTTTGAGCCGAGTGATTTGTTTCTCACCTGACCACAGTAAAACCTTACCTGAATTACCGGTAGACAAAATACGTGGCGTGATTGATACGTGGAACGAGCAAATTGAAGAGTTAGGCAAAGAGTACGTTTGGGTTCAGGCGTTTGAGAACAAGGGCGAAACGATGGGCTGTTCTCAGCCTCATCCACATGGTCAAATCTGGGCGAACAGCTTCTTACCCAATGAGATTGAACGCAAAGAGCAAAACCTAAACGCGTACTATCAAGAACACGGTAGTAACCTGCTGGTGGACTATGTGCAGGCAGAGCTAAAAGATGGCTCTCGTATCGTGGTAGAAACCGAACATTGGGTCGCGGTTGTTCCTTATTGGGCGGCGTGGCCATTCGAAACCATGCTGCTACCGAAAACACACATCCGCCGTATGAGCGAGTTAAGCAATGAGCAGCGTGACGACTTGGCGGTAGCAATTAAAAAGCTTACCAGCCGCTATGACAACCTGTTCCAATGTTCTTTCTCATATTCAATGGGTTGGCACTACGCGCCGTTCTTTGAACCAGGCACAGATATCGACCACTGGCAGCTTCACGCACTGTTCTACCCGCCACTATTACGTAGCGCGACAGTACGTAAGTTTATGGTGGGTTACGAAATGCTGGCCGAAAGCCAACGCGACTTAACCGCAGAGCAAGCGGCACAGCGTCTGCGTGATGTCAGTGACTTGCACTACAAAGAACAGTAA